DNA from Desulfatirhabdium butyrativorans DSM 18734:
TCGCCATTGCCGCCATGAAATCCGGCAGAACATCTCAACTCGAAATCCGGGATCAGAAAGGCAACATCGTTCACATCGCGGACGGAAACGACCTGTCCTCCTTCAACAAATACTATTTCGAAAAAACCTTCGGCCCCCTCGATCAATACCAGGTCAATCTGGTCACGCACGAAGCCTCCTTTCCGTTCCGGGCCTGGTTCACGGCGGCCATCGGCATTCCGGTCGGCGCCGTTCTGCTATTTGCCTTTGTCTCCAGGGCCGTAGCCACCCTCTTTTACGGGCATACCGGCGATGCGCCTTCGCCTGCCGGGGCAATACCCGGTGAAGCCGAAAATCCGGCAGCCAGCCGGATCGAACAAATCGCATCGTCCGTAGGCAGGCTGAACATTTTTGCCATCGGGTTCATCATCCTGGCCGGTGTGCTCGCCTATTGGATCCTTCCCAATTTCATCCTGTATCTGGGCGGCCTCGGCGTGGAAACCGTCTTGCGTTTCAAGTGGTTTTTCCTGGCGCTGGGCATCGTCTTCCTGGCCATCTTCATCTGGATCGTCTACCTGCGGTATCTTCTGGCGAAAAAAAACATCGACAGCCAGACGGAAGTGGAGAAATTCCGCCTGCAGCTTGCCGCTGAGCATGGAATGCCGCTGCAAATCTCCGGCCCAGGCCCAGGCACCGGGGCCAGCGTCCAGATCGACTGGAGGCATCACCCCGACGCCATGGCGCCGCCTCCCCCTGCGGAGTGACATCCGCCTGTCTCATCATATCCTTTTCCGGCAAAGGCCGCCTGAATGAAAATCATCACGACGCATAAAAATACGGATTTCGATGCGCTGGCATCCGTTGTCGCCGCCAGCCTGCTCTACCCGGACGCCACCCCGGTCCTTCCCAAAACGGTCAACCCCAACGTGAAGCAATTCCTATCGATCCATAAGGATATTTTTTCCTTTCCGCAATCCGATGAAATCGATCTCGATGCCGTAGACACCCTCGTGGTGGTGGATGTCAACTGCTGGGCAAGACTCGAACGCCTCAACAAGCTCTCGGATCGATCGTCTGAAATCGACCTCATCCTGTGGGACCATCATGGCCTCGTCGGCGATATCGATGCGCCGGTGCAGCATGTCGAAGAAATGGGGGCCAACACCACGCTGATGATCCGGGAGCTGCGCCAACGCAACTGTGATCTCACCCCGATTCAGGCCACCCTCTTTCTGGCAGGCATCTATGAGGATACGGGAAACCTGATGTTTCCCTCCACCAGGGCCGAAGACGCCTATGCCGTCGGATTTCTGCTGGAAAACCGGGCGGATCTCTCGGTCATCGACTCTTTTCTGAGACCGGCCTACGGGGAAAAGCAGAAGAACATTCTTTTCGAAATGCTGAAAAACGCCGAGCGGATGCGGATCAACGGTTACAGCGTGAGCATCAACAAGCTGGCGCTGAGCGGGCACGTGGAGAGTCTTGCCGTCGTGGTGCGCATGTATCGGGAAATCATGAACGTTGATGCGGCATTCGGCATATTTTCGGATATGGAGAAAGGCCGCTGCATCGTGATCGGCCGCAGCGCAATCGATGGGATGAACATGGGCGTTCTCATGAAAAGTCTGGGCGGCGGCGGCCATCCGGGCGCAGGCTCCGCCATGCTGCGAAACGTCAACCCCGATGCGGTGGAATCGATGATCGTGGATCTGATCCAGGGAAATCAGCAGGCATCGGTGCAGATCAGTGACCTGATGTCGTTTCCGGTCATCAGCATCTCGCCCCATACCACAATGGAAGAGGCGGCTGCGATCCTTCGCCAGAAGGGATGCACCGGTCTTCCGGTTATCGAAAACGGCCGGCTTCTCGGCATGATTTCCAGACGGGATTTCAAGAAAATCAAGAGCCCGGGAAGGCTCAAGGCGCCGGTCAAGGCTTACATGAGCACCAATGTCGTAACGATCGAGCCGGGGAAAAGCCCCATGCAGGCAGCCCGATTGATGGTGAAATACGATGTGGGCAGGCTGCCGGTCGTTGAAAACGACCGGGTGATCGGCATCATCACCCGATCCGATACGATGATGTATTTCTATGACCTGCTGCCGGATTGATCGCGCCCGCGCCAGGGGCGGTTCATTGTAGGGGGGCGTTGTGGGGCGGTTCGCGAACCGCCCCTACAGGACCGATCATGGTAGGGGCGATCATGGTAAGGGCGGTTCGCGAACCGCCCCTGAAGGACCGAAAAGCGCCTCCACGAAAGATTTCGGATCGAAGGGCTGCAGGTCGTCGATCTTTTCCCCGACACCGATATAACGGATCGGAATACCCGTTTCCCTGCAGATACCGGCGACGATCCCGCCTTTGGCGGTGCCATCCAGCTTGGTCAGCGCAATGGATGTGACGCCGATTGCCTGATGAAACAGTTTCGCCTGGCTCAGGGCATTCTGGCCGGTTGTGGCATCGAGCACCAGCAGTGTCTCGTGCGGTGCATCGGGAATCCGCTTGGATACGGCTTTCTTGATCTTCTTGAGCTCCTCCATCAGGTTGACCTTGGTGTGCAGCCGTCCCGCCGTATCGATCAGAACGATATCGATCTTTCGGGCGACTGCGGCATCCACCCCGTCGAAAGCCACGGCAGCCGGATCGGAATTGTCCTTGTGCCGGACGATCTCTGCGCCGGCCCGCTCGGCCCAGATGTCAAGCTGCTCGCCCGCAGCAGCCCGGAAGGTATCGCCAGCGGCAATGAGCACTTTTTTCCCTTCCCGATGGCTGGCTGCGGCCATCTTCCCGATGGTCGTCGTCTTTCCCACACCGTTGACGCCGACAACCAGAACCACATGGGGCTTTGTCTGCGGCGACAGCGTTTCTTCCCTCCCCTGCCCTGCCGGCATTTCCGGAAAAAGCGCCAAAATCTCCTGTTTGAGGATGTCCTTGAGCTCTTCGGCCGTCGTTGTCTGACCGAATTTCCGCCTGGAAATCTTCTGGATCAACCCCATGCTGATTTCCACCCCCAGATCGGCCGTAATGAGCTTTTCTTCCAGTTCCTCCAGAACCGCATCATCGACTTTTCTGCCGGTGGAAAACAGTTGATCGATATCCGTCGTCAAAAATTCCCGGGTTTTGGCAAGCCCCTTCCTGAGCCGCTGGAAAAAGCCCGATTTGGCCTTCGGATCGGGCACCGGGTCCGCCGCATGCGATTCCTCCGCCTCTTCGAGAGGCAAATCGGCCTGCTCCCCGGCCGCCTCCGCCTCGGGTGTTCGGGCTTCGATCGGGGCCTCATCCGCCTGGGGAAAGCCGGGTACTTCATCCGCCTGGGCCGCAACCTGCCCTTTCTTCCGTTTGAACCAGTTGAATGCCATCTATGCGTCTTCCTTTACAAAATGATTGATCTCTTCCCACTTGACGGGGACGATGCGCGAAACTCCCTTGTTTTCCGTCGTCACGCCGATCAGCATATCTGCGAAGGCCATCGTTCTGCGGTTGTGTGTTGCCATCAGAATCTGCGCCTTCTCCCCCACGATTCCCAGCAGGCGATTGAACCGCTGCACATTGGCCTCGTCGAGCGGCGCATCGATTTCATCGAGAAGGCAGAAGGACGCGGGCCGGATGAGAAAGATGGAGAAGATGAAGGCGATCGCGCAGAGCGCTTTTTCACCGCCGGAGAGCAGGCTGATTCGGGTCAGGCGCTTTCCCGGCGGCTGTATCATGAATTCGACGCCTGTTTCAAGGGGGTTGTTCGGCTCGGTCATCACCAGCCCCGCAGAACCCCCGTCAAACAGTTGGGGAAACACTTCCTGGAGCTTCCCGTTGACGGCCTCGAAGGTCTGGAGAAACGTTTCCTGCGTCAGCCGGTCGATCTTCCGGATAACCGACTGGATGTCGTTCATGGCCTTGAGCAGATCGTCCTTCTGGGTTTGCAGGAAAGTGTGCCGTTCCCCGATTTCTTCCAATTCCCGGATGGCAGCCGTGTTGATATCGCCGAATTGCTGAAGCTGCGCCTTTTTCCGCTGAAGCTCTTCGCCGGTGGCCTGGGGATCGAAAGCCGGATCGTCGAGCACTTCGGACAGTTGCCGGCGAAGTTCGGAAAGAGGGGCAGCACTCAAGGTTGCCATATCGTTTTTCGCACGATCCCGTTTTTCCCGATGTCTGGCAAGTTCGATCTCGAGAGCCTGAACCTGTTGTGCCGCGCTGTCCCGGTTTTCCTGAACCGCCCGGATTGTTTCCTCCATGGCGCTTCGCTGCAGCACAAGGGATTGCAGATCGGCCTCCGCCGATTGCAGCGTTTCGCCGAGACGGCTGAAATCCATTGACCACGTTTCGATGTTCGCGGCATTCGCAGCCAGTTTCGCCGCACACGACGCCTGCTGTTTCCGGATATCGGCGATTCGCTCGTTCAACTGCCCGATGCGCTGATCGCTTTCCGTGCGGAACTGGGCGAGCCTTCGCAATGTATCGATGGTGTTCTCGAGCTGGGCTCCGGATGCTGTCCAATCCACCTGAAGGGTTTGCCTTTCGTTCTGGAGGGCCTCGAGTTTGCCCGCGCATTCTCCGATGGATTTCTGACAACCGTCAAGCCGCTCCTGCTCCGTCTGCAGCTCATTCTCGATCTGAGCCAGAACATCCTGCAGCCGGCTGATCTCGCTTTCGCTGTCCGTCTCCTCCCCGGAGAGTCTTTCCCGTTCGATATGCAGAATATCGATATTCCGGCGAAGGTGTTTTCCGCTCTCCTCGATCTGGATACGGCGTTTTTCCGCCTCCTGCAGATCATCCTTTTCGTTGCGGATATCCTGCATGATTCTGCTGATGGCGGTTTCGAGTTCCTTGACCTGCATCTCACGCGCCTTGCTTGCCTGCCTGCCGTCTTCCAACTGAATCAAACATTCAGAAAGCTCGGTTTCCAGACGCTTGATTTCCGTCTTGCGAAACAGGATGCCGCCTGCATCCGACTGGCTTCCGCCGACAATCACGCCACCTCCCATATCGATCCGCATCCCGTCGCGCGTAACGATCGCCTGGCCCGCAGCCAGGGCCTTACTGTGAGAGAGGGCCTCATCCAGCGTTTCGACCACGATGATCCGGGAAAGCAGCGCAGAAAGCATCGGCACATC
Protein-coding regions in this window:
- a CDS encoding CBS domain-containing protein — encoded protein: MKIITTHKNTDFDALASVVAASLLYPDATPVLPKTVNPNVKQFLSIHKDIFSFPQSDEIDLDAVDTLVVVDVNCWARLERLNKLSDRSSEIDLILWDHHGLVGDIDAPVQHVEEMGANTTLMIRELRQRNCDLTPIQATLFLAGIYEDTGNLMFPSTRAEDAYAVGFLLENRADLSVIDSFLRPAYGEKQKNILFEMLKNAERMRINGYSVSINKLALSGHVESLAVVVRMYREIMNVDAAFGIFSDMEKGRCIVIGRSAIDGMNMGVLMKSLGGGGHPGAGSAMLRNVNPDAVESMIVDLIQGNQQASVQISDLMSFPVISISPHTTMEEAAAILRQKGCTGLPVIENGRLLGMISRRDFKKIKSPGRLKAPVKAYMSTNVVTIEPGKSPMQAARLMVKYDVGRLPVVENDRVIGIITRSDTMMYFYDLLPD
- the ftsY gene encoding signal recognition particle-docking protein FtsY produces the protein MAFNWFKRKKGQVAAQADEVPGFPQADEAPIEARTPEAEAAGEQADLPLEEAEESHAADPVPDPKAKSGFFQRLRKGLAKTREFLTTDIDQLFSTGRKVDDAVLEELEEKLITADLGVEISMGLIQKISRRKFGQTTTAEELKDILKQEILALFPEMPAGQGREETLSPQTKPHVVLVVGVNGVGKTTTIGKMAAASHREGKKVLIAAGDTFRAAAGEQLDIWAERAGAEIVRHKDNSDPAAVAFDGVDAAVARKIDIVLIDTAGRLHTKVNLMEELKKIKKAVSKRIPDAPHETLLVLDATTGQNALSQAKLFHQAIGVTSIALTKLDGTAKGGIVAGICRETGIPIRYIGVGEKIDDLQPFDPKSFVEALFGPSGAVREPPLP